Genomic segment of Desulfuromonadaceae bacterium:
GCCATGTGCATGGCGCTGAAAAATGCCCGCTTGCAGACGACCGATATCGATTATCTGTGTGCTCATGCCACCTCCACCCCGGCGGGGGACGCCGCCGAGGCACAGAATATCTACTCCGTCTTCGGCGATCACTGTCCGCCGGTTTCCTCCCTCAAATCGCTGACCGGGCATGAACTGTGGATGTCCGGTGCCTCGCAGGTGGTCTATTCGGTGCTGATGGCGCGCAACGGCTTCCTCGCTCCGAATCTCAACTTTACCACCCCCGACGAACATTCGGCCAAACTGAACATCATCCCTGCCACGGTCAATCTGGCTCCCGAGCATATCCTCTGTAACTCCGCCGGTTTTGGAGGGACCAACTCCAGTCTGGTGCTGGGCTTCAGCTAATGCGTTACGACTACGCGGTCATCGGTGGCGGCATCTCCGGGATGACCGCCGCGCTGCTGTTGGCGAAACATGGTCGCCGCACGGTGCTGATTGAACAGGCCCCGCGACTGGCACCGCTGGTCGGCGGGTTTCAGCGTGACGGAGTGAACTTCGATACCGGGTTCCATTATGCCGGAGGGCTCGCACCCGGCGAATCGCTGCACCTTTTTCTGCGCTATCTCGGGCTCCTTGACCCGTTACAAATCAAAGCGTTTGATCCGGCCGGGTTCGACCGGTTTCAGTTTGCCGACGGCATGAGCTTTGCCCTGCCGCTTGGCGATGACGCGATCATCGCGCGGCTGGCGAGACTCTTTCCCACGGAACGCGTCGCCATTGCAACGTATCTGCAACGACTTGCTGCCGCAGCGGGAACATTTCCCTACATCAATCTTGACCGTGATTTTACCGCCCAGCCGACGCTGGATTATGTGCATGGCCCCTCATTGCAGGAGGTGCTTGATGAGCTTTTTATTGCACCACGCCTGAAAGAGATTTTTGCGGCTCATTGTGTGCTGCATGGTGCGCCTCCGAGTGACATTCCTTTTGCGCTGCACGCCTGTTTTGTCGGTCCCTACTATCGCTCGGCGCACGGTTTTGTCGGTGGTGGCGCAGCACTGGTTGCGGCGTTTGAAACCGCTTTGCGCGCCGCCGGGGTGGAGATTCTCACCGGTCGCGCGGTTGAGCGGATTCTGGGCGACAGCACCGGGGTGTGTGGCGTGCGCCTGGTCGATGGTGAAGAGGTCACTGTGGCGGCGGTGATCGCCACGGTTCATCCAGCGAGGCTGATCGATTTGGTCGCGGATAAATTTTTTCGGCCAATTTTCAAAAAAAGGATGAAACAGCTTGAAAATACCACCTCGGCCCTGATATTTTACGTGGCTTGTGAGACTGCGCCAGAGTGGCTGTTACGTTCCAATGTACTGATGTTTGATGCTGCGCCCGGCGGGATGGGGACGGGGCCGGAT
This window contains:
- a CDS encoding beta-ketoacyl-[acyl-carrier-protein] synthase family protein, whose translation is AMCMALKNARLQTTDIDYLCAHATSTPAGDAAEAQNIYSVFGDHCPPVSSLKSLTGHELWMSGASQVVYSVLMARNGFLAPNLNFTTPDEHSAKLNIIPATVNLAPEHILCNSAGFGGTNSSLVLGFS
- a CDS encoding NAD(P)/FAD-dependent oxidoreductase — protein: MRYDYAVIGGGISGMTAALLLAKHGRRTVLIEQAPRLAPLVGGFQRDGVNFDTGFHYAGGLAPGESLHLFLRYLGLLDPLQIKAFDPAGFDRFQFADGMSFALPLGDDAIIARLARLFPTERVAIATYLQRLAAAAGTFPYINLDRDFTAQPTLDYVHGPSLQEVLDELFIAPRLKEIFAAHCVLHGAPPSDIPFALHACFVGPYYRSAHGFVGGGAALVAAFETALRAAGVEILTGRAVERILGDSTGVCGVRLVDGEEVTVAAVIATVHPARLIDLVADKFFRPIFKKRMKQLENTTSALIFYVACETAPEWLLRSNVLMFDAAPGGMGTGPDDGLLFIAGAERSADPSRCGGMVVISPCAAQLTARWQESRFGGRPADYRHFKDELSQKLLRRLQLFPECGAIRSVAVATPLTLRDYSNNPGGGLYGVKHRVGQYNPQPLTRVPNLLLAGQAVAGPGLFGTMLSAFLCCGTVLGHEQLREELKQCR